From a region of the Corallococcus coralloides DSM 2259 genome:
- a CDS encoding dihydrofolate reductase family protein — protein MELTVTEFVTLDGVVQAPGGPDEDRSGGFAFGGWVKPHFSDDFGAHVVDIFSRADAFLLGRGTYDIFSSYWPHMTAPNDPIAGPLNTLPKYVASTTLRRVEWANSKLLEGDTAEEVRRLKASPGRELQVHGSGGLLQTLLAHDLVDVMHLHIIPVTIGSGRRLFGTGTQPRTLQLVASQITPKGVAMLTYRRAGPLQVGTMG, from the coding sequence ATGGAACTGACGGTGACGGAGTTCGTGACGCTGGACGGAGTGGTTCAGGCCCCAGGAGGTCCGGACGAGGACAGGAGCGGCGGCTTCGCCTTCGGCGGCTGGGTGAAGCCCCATTTCAGCGACGACTTCGGCGCGCACGTCGTGGACATCTTCAGCCGGGCGGACGCGTTCCTGCTCGGGCGCGGGACGTACGACATCTTCTCCAGCTACTGGCCGCACATGACGGCGCCGAACGACCCCATCGCCGGGCCGCTCAACACGCTGCCCAAGTACGTGGCATCCACCACCCTGCGCCGAGTGGAGTGGGCGAATTCAAAGCTATTGGAGGGAGACACGGCGGAGGAGGTGCGCCGTCTCAAGGCCTCACCCGGCCGCGAGCTTCAGGTGCATGGCAGTGGCGGCCTGCTGCAGACCCTTCTGGCGCATGACCTGGTGGACGTGATGCACCTGCACATCATCCCTGTGACGATTGGCAGCGGCCGGCGCCTCTTCGGAACGGGAACGCAGCCCCGAACACTGCAGCTCGTCGCGTCTCAAATCACGCCCAAGGGGGTGGCGATGCTCACCTACCGGCGCGCCGGGCCCCTGCAGGTCGGCACCATGGGCTGA